A genomic window from Polaribacter gangjinensis includes:
- a CDS encoding mechanosensitive ion channel family protein produces MKKIIFLFLFSTQFFVAQEKVNVDLSNPNATIYTHLYFLQEETFQPIKASKTFFGLKQKDAIDKAIKLKKILDGKGLFIDFNKIPNDPNYNDTIGYRRVYKYVIFPLRMPQISVEKINGSWYYSEETVAQIDTLYNQVFPWYVHKLQEMIPVSGYKKVFGIELWQFVGILLLLAFTVLMVIIIKKISFWILQALQEKITHKDSNSEAKLILKKLAHPISLVVGIKIIDAVFPSLQFSLDVNAWVFMTLNIAETIFWIYVFLKLVKVVMKLYEDFTSKTESKLDDQLVPILRNFLTVVVVVIGSFRMLHILGVDTTTLLAGATIGGLAFALASQDTVKNLIGTIMIFIDKPFHIGDWIVTSELEGTVEQVGFRSTRVRAADTSIFQIPNSKLSEIVINNRGMLLFRRHRTELGLRYDTPPELIDAFVKGVRELIMVHPDSRKDAFNAEFIGFGDSALLILVNVYFRSLDWNLEQSSKHKLHIAIVKLAKELGVEFAFPSTTVTIENFPEKKGINPRYDTDKERIEIAISSVVSNFEEENPTEKNEI; encoded by the coding sequence ATGAAAAAAATCATTTTTCTTTTTTTATTTTCTACTCAATTTTTTGTTGCTCAAGAAAAAGTCAATGTCGATTTAAGCAATCCTAATGCTACAATTTATACGCATTTGTATTTTTTGCAAGAAGAAACATTTCAACCGATAAAAGCTTCCAAAACTTTTTTTGGATTGAAACAAAAGGATGCGATTGATAAAGCCATCAAACTGAAAAAAATTTTGGATGGAAAGGGTTTATTTATTGATTTCAATAAAATCCCAAATGATCCAAATTATAATGATACCATTGGCTATAGAAGGGTTTATAAATATGTCATTTTTCCTCTAAGAATGCCGCAAATTTCTGTAGAAAAGATAAATGGAAGCTGGTATTATTCTGAAGAAACTGTTGCACAAATAGATACTCTTTACAATCAGGTTTTTCCCTGGTATGTGCATAAATTGCAAGAAATGATTCCTGTTTCTGGTTATAAAAAAGTATTCGGAATTGAACTTTGGCAGTTTGTGGGTATTTTACTTTTACTTGCTTTTACTGTTTTGATGGTAATTATTATCAAAAAAATATCCTTTTGGATTTTGCAAGCTCTTCAAGAAAAAATCACTCATAAAGATTCTAATTCTGAAGCAAAATTAATACTCAAAAAATTAGCACATCCAATTAGTTTGGTAGTTGGAATTAAAATTATTGATGCGGTTTTTCCTTCATTACAGTTCTCTTTAGATGTAAATGCTTGGGTTTTTATGACTTTAAATATTGCAGAAACTATCTTTTGGATTTATGTTTTCTTAAAGTTAGTGAAAGTTGTAATGAAACTTTATGAAGATTTTACAAGTAAAACTGAATCGAAATTAGACGATCAATTGGTACCTATTTTACGTAATTTTTTAACAGTTGTTGTAGTAGTAATTGGTTCTTTTAGAATGTTACACATTTTAGGTGTTGATACAACAACTTTATTAGCAGGTGCAACAATTGGAGGTTTGGCATTTGCATTGGCGTCTCAAGATACTGTTAAAAATTTGATAGGAACTATCATGATTTTTATTGACAAACCGTTTCATATTGGTGATTGGATTGTAACGTCAGAATTAGAGGGTACAGTTGAACAAGTTGGTTTTCGCTCCACAAGAGTACGTGCAGCTGACACTTCAATTTTTCAAATTCCGAATAGTAAATTATCTGAAATTGTAATTAATAACAGAGGAATGTTACTTTTTAGAAGGCATAGAACTGAGCTGGGTTTGCGCTATGATACACCACCAGAATTAATTGATGCTTTTGTAAAGGGAGTTCGTGAACTAATCATGGTTCATCCAGATTCTAGAAAAGATGCTTTTAATGCCGAATTTATTGGATTTGGTGACTCAGCTTTATTGATTTTGGTAAATGTTTATTTTAGAAGTTTAGATTGGAATTTAGAGCAATCTTCAAAACACAAATTACATATTGCAATCGTAAAATTAGCCAAAGAATTGGGTGTAGAATTTGCGTTTCCATCAACAACTGTTACTATCGAAAATTTCCCTGAGAAAAAAGGAATTAATCCAAGGTATGATACTGATAAAGAACGAATTGAGATAGCTATTTCATCAGTGGTCTCTAACTTTGAGGAAGAAAATCCTACAGAGAAAAATGAAATTTAA
- a CDS encoding vWA domain-containing protein, with translation MKSLILKTTALFFICTQIGFANPTSSKKVKKQTIKMAILLDTSNSMDGLIDQAKAQLWQIVNELSYAKYGITKPDLEISIYEYGNASLAAEEGFIRMVLPFNSDLDEISEKLFSLKTNGGSEYCGQVIDMAVKELAWGKNEDDLKLLFIAGNEPFTQGKVSYKEAISTAKEKGILVNTIFCGDYSNGISGMWKDGAALGGGDYMTIDHNKKIVQIITPYDDEIIILNKKLNGTYIYYGEKGSENKSKQYKQDVNAAELNEMVIVNRAISKSSRLYENSTWDLVDALEKKNVDLEKIDKKSLPKELQNKSASELKNFIALKTKERKEIQTKIRELDTKRKKFIATKQLETNEKDVLENVMIQSIKKQALLKNYSW, from the coding sequence ATGAAATCACTAATTTTAAAAACTACAGCACTTTTTTTCATTTGTACTCAAATTGGATTTGCGAATCCAACTTCTTCAAAAAAAGTTAAAAAACAAACCATTAAAATGGCAATTCTTTTAGATACTAGCAATAGTATGGATGGTTTGATTGATCAAGCTAAAGCACAACTTTGGCAAATTGTAAATGAATTGTCTTATGCAAAATATGGCATTACAAAACCCGATTTAGAAATTTCAATTTATGAATATGGAAATGCAAGTTTGGCTGCTGAAGAAGGATTTATAAGAATGGTTTTACCTTTTAATAGTGATTTAGATGAAATTTCAGAAAAATTATTTTCTTTAAAAACCAATGGCGGAAGTGAATATTGTGGACAAGTGATTGATATGGCTGTAAAAGAATTGGCTTGGGGAAAAAATGAAGATGATTTAAAACTGCTTTTTATAGCTGGAAATGAGCCATTTACACAAGGAAAAGTTAGTTATAAAGAAGCCATTTCAACTGCAAAAGAAAAAGGAATTTTAGTAAATACTATTTTTTGTGGAGACTATTCTAATGGCATTTCAGGAATGTGGAAAGATGGTGCAGCATTGGGTGGAGGAGATTATATGACGATTGATCACAATAAAAAAATTGTTCAAATCATTACTCCTTATGATGATGAAATTATCATTTTGAATAAAAAATTAAACGGAACATATATTTATTATGGAGAAAAGGGTTCTGAAAATAAATCAAAACAATACAAACAAGATGTAAATGCCGCAGAACTAAATGAAATGGTTATTGTCAATAGAGCCATCAGTAAAAGCTCACGTTTATATGAAAACTCAACGTGGGATCTTGTAGATGCTTTAGAGAAAAAGAATGTTGATTTAGAGAAAATTGACAAAAAATCCTTGCCAAAAGAACTTCAAAATAAATCAGCTAGTGAATTGAAAAATTTCATTGCGTTAAAAACAAAAGAACGCAAAGAAATTCAAACAAAAATTAGAGAATTAGATACTAAAAGAAAAAAGTTTATTGCTACAAAACAACTCGAAACAAATGAAAAAGATGTTTTAGAGAATGTGATGATTCAATCAATTAAAAAACAAGCTTTGTTGAAAAATTATTCTTGGTAA
- a CDS encoding glucosaminidase domain-containing protein encodes MSFKNILFCFILLVAASCASKKTFVKPGKKKVVKVVEKEPVKLPSVNETKHVEKLKDTEVNLNKFTLEYIEKFAPIAVKKMHTHKIPASITLAQGVLESGSGRSELALKSNNHFGIKCHTNWTGESVTHDDDEKGECFRKYEYPETSYEDHSAFLTQRKRYEFLFSFGTKDYKKWARGLKDAGYATDPKYPEKLIKIIEDYKLHEFDDVKEKDVKYAKVDKKIDENPEEKIDKNVLYEVQKGDTLYSISKRFMISVEDLKDRNGLKDNTISIGQVLKIK; translated from the coding sequence ATGAGTTTTAAAAATATACTATTTTGCTTTATTTTACTGGTTGCAGCAAGTTGTGCATCCAAAAAAACGTTCGTAAAACCAGGAAAGAAAAAAGTGGTAAAAGTTGTTGAAAAAGAACCTGTTAAATTGCCATCTGTCAACGAAACAAAACATGTTGAAAAACTGAAAGATACTGAAGTAAATCTGAATAAGTTTACATTAGAATATATTGAAAAATTTGCTCCAATTGCGGTTAAAAAAATGCATACTCATAAAATTCCTGCAAGTATTACATTGGCCCAAGGAGTGTTAGAATCTGGAAGTGGAAGAAGTGAATTGGCCTTGAAATCAAACAATCATTTTGGCATCAAATGTCATACAAATTGGACAGGAGAAAGTGTTACGCATGATGATGATGAAAAAGGCGAATGTTTCCGAAAATATGAATATCCAGAGACTTCATATGAAGATCATTCTGCATTTTTAACACAAAGAAAAAGGTATGAATTTTTGTTTTCTTTCGGAACAAAAGACTATAAAAAGTGGGCTAGAGGTTTGAAAGATGCTGGATATGCAACAGATCCAAAATATCCTGAAAAACTCATTAAAATTATTGAAGATTATAAATTACATGAGTTTGATGATGTCAAAGAGAAGGATGTTAAATACGCAAAAGTTGATAAAAAAATCGATGAAAATCCTGAGGAGAAAATAGATAAAAATGTTTTGTACGAAGTGCAAAAAGGAGATACTTTATATTCTATTTCTAAACGATTTATGATTTCTGTTGAAGATTTAAAAGATCGTAATGGGTTGAAAGACAATACGATTTCAATTGGACAAGTATTAAAAATAAAATAA
- a CDS encoding gamma carbonic anhydrase family protein, translated as MPIIKPVNGKHPQISEDCYIAENATIVGEVFIGKQCSVWFNAVIRGDVHYIKMGDKVNIQDGAVIHATYLKSPTNIGNNVSIGHNAIVHGCTIHDNVLVGMGAIIMDDCIVESNSIIAAGAVVTKNTHVESGSIYAGVPAKKVKDISKELISVEIDRIANNYVKYSSWFKE; from the coding sequence ATGCCCATTATAAAGCCTGTTAACGGAAAACATCCACAAATTTCTGAAGATTGTTACATTGCAGAAAATGCGACCATTGTTGGTGAAGTTTTTATTGGTAAACAATGCAGTGTTTGGTTCAATGCTGTGATTAGAGGTGATGTGCATTACATAAAAATGGGTGATAAAGTAAACATTCAAGATGGAGCTGTAATCCATGCAACGTACCTAAAATCTCCCACAAATATCGGAAATAATGTATCAATTGGACACAATGCAATTGTGCATGGTTGTACAATTCACGATAATGTTTTGGTTGGTATGGGAGCTATTATTATGGATGATTGTATTGTTGAATCAAATTCAATTATTGCTGCAGGAGCAGTTGTAACCAAAAATACACATGTTGAAAGTGGCAGTATTTATGCAGGCGTTCCTGCTAAAAAAGTGAAAGATATTTCTAAAGAATTAATTTCTGTAGAAATAGACAGAATTGCCAACAATTATGTAAAATATTCCAGTTGGTTTAAAGAATAA
- a CDS encoding 1-aminocyclopropane-1-carboxylate deaminase/D-cysteine desulfhydrase → METTPDFFNQLISTRNQSIFLPILAEKQVELFIKREDEIHPFVSGNKFRKLKYNLQEAKNQSYKTLVTFGGAFSNHIVATAVAGKIMGFKTIGIIRGDELAMNFQQTILENPTLHEAHKNGMTFEFVSREIYRNKTSTIFLEELKQKLGDFYLIPEGGTNELAIRGCEEILVAEDSIFDYICCAVGTGGTISGFINASENHQKVIGFPALKEDFLSSEIEKYAKKSNWELQTNFHFGGYAKYNQTLIRFINDFKKETNVLLDPIYTAKMIFGLLEIIKNDGFQKESKILAIHTGGLQGIQGVNQKLQKNNEEIIH, encoded by the coding sequence TTGGAAACAACTCCTGATTTTTTTAACCAACTAATTTCAACAAGAAACCAATCCATTTTTTTGCCGATATTAGCTGAAAAACAAGTGGAATTGTTTATCAAAAGAGAAGATGAAATTCATCCTTTTGTGTCAGGAAATAAATTTCGAAAACTTAAATACAATCTTCAAGAAGCTAAAAATCAAAGTTATAAAACATTAGTAACTTTTGGTGGCGCGTTTTCTAATCATATTGTGGCTACTGCAGTTGCTGGAAAAATAATGGGTTTTAAAACCATTGGAATTATTAGAGGTGATGAGTTGGCAATGAATTTTCAACAAACAATTCTTGAAAATCCTACTTTACACGAAGCTCACAAAAACGGAATGACTTTCGAATTTGTTTCAAGAGAAATTTATAGGAATAAAACTTCAACTATTTTTTTAGAAGAGTTAAAACAAAAACTTGGTGACTTTTATTTGATTCCTGAAGGTGGAACAAATGAATTGGCAATCAGAGGTTGTGAAGAAATTTTAGTAGCTGAAGATTCAATTTTCGATTATATTTGTTGTGCAGTTGGTACAGGAGGTACAATTTCAGGATTTATAAATGCTTCTGAAAATCATCAAAAAGTAATTGGATTTCCTGCGTTGAAAGAGGATTTTTTATCATCAGAAATTGAAAAGTATGCAAAGAAGTCTAATTGGGAGTTGCAAACCAATTTTCATTTTGGTGGATATGCAAAATATAATCAAACATTGATTCGTTTTATCAATGATTTTAAAAAAGAAACAAATGTGTTGTTAGACCCAATTTATACTGCAAAAATGATTTTTGGTTTGTTGGAAATCATTAAAAATGACGGATTTCAAAAAGAATCAAAAATTTTGGCAATTCATACAGGGGGTTTGCAGGGAATTCAGGGAGTAAATCAAAAATTACAGAAAAATAACGAGGAAATTATACATTGA